Part of the Aquila chrysaetos chrysaetos chromosome 6, bAquChr1.4, whole genome shotgun sequence genome, CCGGCTCCGCCTCGGGGGCGCTGCCCGCGGCCGACTGGCAGTtggggcagcggcagcggcggcaCCTCCTGGCCGTGGCCGCCAGGGGAGACTTGGTCTGCAGCAGGGCGGCGATCTGCGTCTGGTACTGGGCGAAGTCCGAGTGGCCCAGCACCAGGCTCCGCGGCAGCGCCGCGGCCGCGGGGAAGCGGTGGCCGCAGCCGCCCGGGGCGCCGGCCTGCTGGATGCTCCACCAGGGGATGTCCTCGGGCGGCGGGTTGGGCGAGAGCTGCCGGCAGGGCTGCGCGGGCGGCAGCAGGTTGGAGTAGCCGGGCGGCAGGGCGGCCTGGGCGGCGTAGGGGACGTAGGCGGGGGGGCAGCTGGACGGCAGGGCGGCCATGGAGGAGGGCAGCATCTTGACGGGGGAAAACTCGTAGGGGTAGGAGGGGTCCGCCGGGGGGGTGAGGGGCAGTTCGTGCGACCCCCCGAAGGAGGGCTGCAGGTGGTTCTTCTGCGGGGTCAGCCCCAGGCTGGGGtgcggcggcggcagcccgcCCGGGGAGTGCGCTGGCATCTCGCCGCTCCACGGGTGGAAGATCCTGGAGGGGGATCCCAGCGTCGGGTCGTAGGAGACCTGCAGGAAATCCGAGGGCGCTGCGCCCGGCTGCCCGATCCGGCTACAGGTGGCGGCCAGAAGAGCCAGGGGCGAGTGCTTGGCCAAGTCTGGGGAGGCGCTGGGGGTGCGGTCCTGCGCGggagcgggagggagggagggaaggagggagaagagcgCGTTActcgccgcccgccgccgccgccgaccCGCGGgagcggccgcgccgcccgcggAAAACTTTCCGCGCCTCTGCCCGCGCCGCCTGCCCGGAGgcgccccgccgctccccgcaCGGCCGGCAAACTTTCCGAAAACAGCACGCGCCCAGCGGGCAAGACGGGCCCggcgtcccccccccgccccgccccgcgaccggccccgccgcctctCCTGGGCCGGGGGCGCCGGGGAAGCGGCCGCTGCGGGCAGgcggcagcccccgccccgctcctcAACAcccatcccccccccgccccgggacgCTGCCTGTAGTTACGGCCGGGCTTCTGGCGGGAGGGGGAAGTTGCCGGCCCGAGGAGCCCGACCCCGGCCTCCTCACCCCCGCGGGAGCCCCTGCCTACCCCTCCCGGGCCGCCCGCGGGGTGGAAGCCCTGGGAGGGAGGCGACAGGCGCCGGCTGCCCCGGCGCAACGCGGGTCACGACGGTGGGACGCGGCGCCGCGCgagccgccgcggcccccgggCGCGGGTACTGACCTGGAGGAAAGCCTGGAGGGAGTCGTTCCGGAGGACGGCCACCGCGGCCATGGCTACTGTGCCCGGGGCGAGGGGAAGGCGCCGGGGCACGGCCGAGGCATGGGGACGCCGAGGGGAAGACGAGGAGCTGCCCAGTTTccgtctctctctctctctctccccctctctccttccctctgatCTCTTCGCCTCTGTGCCTGTCCCACCCCCCCGCGCTGCGCGATCTCCGCGGACTGTCTGACTGCACCAGGATCACCTCCAAGAATTTGATAAGGACTTTGCTGGGCCGCCAGCCAGTCAGAGGGAAGATTTATGGCTTTGAAGTTTGCCGCTACCCAATCATCAAAGAATAGCGGCTCTTTCAGAAGCGAAAGCAAATCCTTTGAATCCACAAAGCTCCTATGGTGTGTTTGTTGGTCTGGATAAAAGAACTGATTATTAGgggggatgggaagggaggagatAAAGGCGGGACAATTAATGAAGTAATCACTATGTGGGAAATGTATATACACAAATAATTGGATTTTCTTGATCAAAGGACCCCTTACCGCCTGGAGACCCTCGCATTGGATGTGCAAGACACTGGatcccccctcttttttttttttttttttttgcaattaagGATTTGTGGCAGAGCCCTAAAGTGACAATGTGTCTTTGTTATCGCCCGAGAAATCTGCCGCCGGATTCCGCTGATAGTAGTGTTCAATGGCTCAAAGTAACAGGAGCACAGCGAGTTCACCTGATCGGGGCTGGTCGATCCCAGTCGTAAAACTTCCCCGGAGTAATTGGCGGTGGttcctccccgctccctccctccgcccgcCCTTCCCCCGAGGCTGAGGGATATGCCCTCGATATGACTCCGCAAACAACCGCACATATTCCCCCCTGGTAGCTGGGTTTGGTTTCGCTTCGCTCAGCCGGCGCTAACCCTCTGTTATCTGCAGCCCCCGCCGGGCGCGGGGCCAGGCGAGCGCGCCCAGCCGGGCTCGGAGGGGGGACGGCGGGGGGGCCGCCGGCAGCACGCACTCCCGCAGGCAGGCACACCGACAAAGCGGCCAGCCGAGAAACCGAACGGAAAAGTTTCCTCTTGCCTAGGGGGAGCTGGGTGTAAAAGACGTAATTTCCTTAAATGAAGACAGGAGTCTCTCCTGAGAGCGTTTCTGGAGGCGGGACGTGTGCCCGCGGCAGGCGGACTGCGCCCGGCGGCCCTGCTGAGCCCGCCTGGCCTGGGCCGGGGGCGAGAGCAGGTCGGGGAGACCCCTCGGGAGCACGGACGCTATCACCGGGTCTCCGCCTCCCCCCTCTCGCCCACCTCCTGCCACAACGCCAAACTCGGCCCCGCGGGCTCTGCTCCCTCACCCCTCACCTTTCCGCctgtgtacatacatatatatacgtGTGCGAGTCTGCATGAAAAATCTAACCTGCTTTTTTCTCTCGAGCGTGTGCGAGGCTATTTCCCCGGTAACCACCACCAGGCACATCTGGGTCACAGCTTAACGCCACCGCCTGCTGCTCCGCTCAGCGATCCGCAGAGCTGGCGGGACCCCTCGCACTGCACCGCCCAGCAAGGGGCAGGCGGGGCCCCGCGCCCCTCCGCGCCCCTCCGCGGGCCCGCTCAGCGCCGCGCTCCGCCGGGGGCCCTGGGAGCGCGCTCTTCTCCTCGCCGCTTCCCCATCTGCTCCGAGGCCATGGCAAACGTGTAAGCCGGCCTATTTGGCCAGGTACCAACCGTTCAGCTCTGGcgtgggggggagggggtgtgtgtgccCTTTCGGGCAGAGGCCGGCTGGCTCTGGTCCTCCGGAGCTGTTTGCCCAGGTAACTCGATCCTCCCCGCAGTCGCTGGGTTCAATTGTATTCACACGGCCACTGAAGTCTCTTTAAACGCCAGCAAACAGAGATCTTTATCTGGCTTTCCTGTGGAAACAATCACTGTCCGCTCAAAGACTTTCAAGAGTTGTAGGGCTTGAATTAGATCGGTTTCTTTGAAGGGATTAAAGTGCCAAGTCCTCTCCCACGGCTCCATATTGAGTCCTGGGGAGAAGTAAAAGCTCGACCCCGTGTAACGCAGATCCCCTACGCAGCAGCCACTTCAAGCTCTTCCCCCGTGCCAGGTAACCGCTTCGCCAGGTCGGTAACAGGCAGCTAAGCGCCCCGCACCCAGCCCTTCGACCACGCACTGAGGCACCGGGGCAGGGCTCGCCGCTGCCGCGGGAGCCCGCGGCCCGGCGCCAGCCCCCGGCGGGGCGTGAGGCTGCGGGCGGCGGGGCTCCCCCTCTGCCTTGCGAGGGTGCCGGGCTCGCGGGGTCCAGCACCTCCACCCACCGCACACAAACACCCTCCCAGCACCGCCGCTGCGCGGTCCGGCGGGGGCTGCGCCGCGTCCGCACGGGACACGGCGGGAGACGGGGAACCGCAGCGAGCCCCGGCCGGCAGCGCAGCCGGGAGggcgcgcccgcccgcccgccggccgccaCACCGTCGGGCGCCCCGGGCTCCCTGGCCAAGCTCCAGCCGCGCCACTGGAGCCGCATCGGGGCAGGGGCGCGCTCGCCTTCCCCTCGCGTCTGAGCTGCAGCCGGGGCAGCCGGGGCCGAGGGGGGACCCCGACGGGGGGACCCCGGCCCGCACCTCTGCTCCCTGGGGGAGCAGTAACCCGCCCGACACGGGAAACGGCGGCGATCGCACTTGCGCCTCCCCTAAACTTCTGTGTCCCCAAAGTTGTGCCAAGCCCGGACGCCTTCGGGGTGCCCGATTCAATTCCTACCTCGATTTCTGTTAATTCGTTTTAGCTAATAATTGCCAGGAGAACAATCTGAACAGTATTTATAAACGAAAGGGGAGTCGATGGGTAGTTCAGGAGACGCTGAACATCCCGAGGTTCCCCCCAACCTGTAAGGTACATTATTTCCTCGGATATCTCGACGAACCGAAATGATTTGTCACGTTACAAAAGAGTTAGTGGAAAGTTGGGTAAGTTTCTATATAGATGCCACACTACAAATGCCATAAATCTGCATCCAAGAAAGCATCTTACTTAAAAATCGagaataatttctcatttctggaAGAAACCAATGGGCTGAATAATGAAACGTTGCAGTCATAATTTTCTGTACAAATAATTAGTGTTCAAACTCGGAGCATTTCAGTCTCCTGAAATGTATTCTTAATGAAGTGATGTTCAGAgctgtcattaaaaatgcagGGCTGGAAGATCAAagtacaatatttattttagaaatttgtTTCAGCTATCAGGAGATACAGGTATCAAGGCCAAATGTCAATTCAGTTACACAAAGCACTGTTTCCATGAGAAATGGGCTGCCGCTACCTCCTAGCGTAAAGCGAAGAGACACCAGAGATGAGGAGCAGCGCGGGAGGGGGCtcccggcggcgcggccggggccAGGGGCCGCTCAGAGAGCGGCGCGGACAAGCACACGCCGGCGGGCAGCTCCCTGCCGCAGCCCCGCTTCGGCCCGCCGACCAAGGGGGACGGTCCCTACCGGCGGGGCTGAAGGGGGCCGGGGCGCCCCTTGGGCCCGCCGGGGAGCCAGCGGCAGCGCCgtcggggccggggccggggccaaCGCGGGGCCGGGCCCCGAGGGGAGCACGGCGGCCTGGAGGCAAGAAGAGCCGGAGCCTGAAGAGCTCCGGCCCCGGGGCCGAGGCGCGAGGGGGGCccggctgccccagccccgcagcctcCGGGGGGCCCTGCCTGCTACGGCGGGCCGGGAGACCGCTCGCTCCCTCCGCCACGGGAACCGACCCGCAGCCACGGGGCCAGAGGGGCTCAGGCTGCGCTGGGTTGGATGGTAACTGGCGATTTAAAGACAGTGGACATAAAACGTGAGTCGCCATCACCATCTTCATAGGCAGGTGTCTCCAAAATCAggatttttcaaatacaggtATCCCAGAGCGACTGACGCACCACGCAGGGCTCTTTGGACCCTGGCTTGAATGCAGGTAGCGCACAAAAAAATACTTGGGAGTAACAGCTGCTTTGGATGTCAGTGATCCCTTCCACGATCTCCGCTGTGCCTCTGCCTCCTGGGCCCCGAGCACCCCATCCCGGAGCCTACCCTGGAGCCTGTCCCAGTGATGGCTCACACTGCCACAGCCTCCCATGAACTCCCCAATCAGGTCCTCTCATGACACCCCCAGTCCCTCCCAAGACCTTTGTGGTCCCCTGCCATGAACCCCCCAGTCCCTCAGCTCTTCCAGCACAGCCATGAATGACTCTGGGAGCCTGGATGGGCTCTGGCCACCTGCCTGCCCCCAGCTTGGGGATCTGGCACTGCCTTCAAGGAAATACTGTTCTTTAGCAATTGTGACAAAGAATCAGAAACAAGAGTGCTTTTAAGTGAACAGCTGCATTAACTTTCAGCCAAACCTCCTAGTCAAGTTCTCCGTAAGAGTGTGGCAGGTTTTAAACCTGAACAGGCTTTAAATAAGCTTGCTCCAAAAGGCAGTGTCTTTACACCATCCCTCATTCTGTCTGGTTTAAAAGCTTACTAAAGCAACTGTCCGGTTTAAAGCCTTACTAAAAGAACCCATCTATCCACATCAGCAAGAAGTTTCACCAGAAGGTAAATTAACCTATGTATAGCTCCAAGCATGTGTGGATACGCTACCAACAGTTTTGAGTTATGTGCcattaatattgttattatttactTCAGCTTATTCCCATTTTTACAGTAGGCAACATGACTGGCATATTAAGAGGAGTCACCAGTTCATGTTTTTAACATGCTAGTGTACATGGTTTGTTTATTGGCTTCAGATTACCAACATACAGGTTTAACACAATTATATCTCCTAAGTTTTAACAGAGTTTGATTTGAACAACAgtagatgaaaataaaagaaagattaaaagctGCTATGGCAtctcctgcatttttctgtgcataaaggaaaaacacaaaaccctaGACAAGATCGGCACATGCAAAGGCATATTTAGGATTTAAAGGCTTGCCTCGACATTTCCCAGTCTAGGTATGGATTTCACAAAGATTAATAGAGGATTTCCCAAACTTCTGAAAGCTGAGCTGCCCTTTAAGAAAAGTAGAATAAATTTTATGCCTCACTACAGTTTTACTGCCTGTTGTTAAAGGTTTAAATATCTTAATGTATTCATCTTCTGCTCCTTCCTTGGCTGGCCCTCTGTgactcctcctcctgccttaGGGAACACTGGTGAACATTTTTGGATATACTTCCTCCCCTTGCTTCCATACTTTAAAAAGGAGTCAGACCCTTAACTATATCAATATTGAAAGTGTTATTCTTGGCTCCACTTGGAATGCCTGGGACACCTTTCAGTTCAAAACGATCGTTTCCAACTCTCTGCAAATGCCTTTCTGCCTCTGGCATACACGGCTGCATTTTCTTCACCACTCTAATAGCTAGAAATGGACTTCCGTAGAATGGAAAGCAAGCCAAGACTCTGGTGAGCAGCTGAAAAGGATCTGCTGTGTGCACCCTGCTTGTCCTCTCATTTTGGGAAACATTAGGTAAAAAAAGCCTATGTATTTTTGGTGGAATGCATTTGTTTGGGGAAGACTGGCTGGGAACCTTTTATTTTATGAGTACAGATACATATAGCCACGCTTTCCTGGCATTGTAATTATTCAGTATGGaatgaaaaagtaattaaactgTTATTTGCCTCCTTTTAACTACAGAGAATATATTATCTAAAAACTTGGTCTCATGGTAATTAATTTTAGTTACTTAGTGTATTTATTGACAAATTAAACATCTGTCTGTGTCTATAGTGTGTTAAAACTGGAAACAGCACAAAGTTTAGCCAGAAAGATCATTGTTCAACCTACACATAAATATTGGATGATCATATGGCTGCCACATTGCTATCAATTTGGCTGAATGGATTAATCCAACACTGTAAAAATACACCTGTTACTTAATGAACTTGTGTTGTAATTTTAGAACATTTTGGTACAGAAAAGattaagtattttcttatggcaatattttacaatatttaaagAATCACTTTTGAAATAACCCATTCTTCAAGGACTACTGAACAAGAGTGTATAAAAGATCCATAAACTTTCTTACAAAATGCAAGCGCTCTATACAAAGTCTTCAAAAACTCCACtttagctggggaaaaaaaaagagagaagaggaaaaagcccAATAGTGGGCTTGTGAGGGTCAAAACAGAGACACAGATATGGGACATGACTATGGCGTTGAAGGTGTGTTGGGTAAGCAATACTGTCTTCACACTAAGGGAAATGATCTGAAGACCCTCTTTACAGATCCTCTATGTAAATGCTTTTAAGGTGGCTTGTTCCAGTAATACATACTAGTGAAAGGCAGTCAACGCTTCTTGTGCCTATCAACTAAACACAGGTAAGTGCCCCCCAACATGGGGAGAGTTTTTGAGAGGGACCTAGAAAAGCCAAATTTCTAAATTAAgagaggattttaaaaaaaatgccagtcTTCTTGGCTGCCACCACAGGCCCAGGATCCCAAGGAAGATTAGGGAAAGCTTCAATTATGATTTTGAAATGACTTATCTTTCCTTAGCTGAACATAAAGACTTAAAAACACTGCCCTCGTAGACTGACAGAAAAGTCTTTTTAGGAATGCAGTGCATGGTATGTTTCTGTGTCACTTCATACCTTGATGCCTTAAGTGATGCAGAATAATATATAAATAGGTAAATGCATAAATTATGTGAACTATTCAAACACAAATTTGCCCCCTTCtagttctgaaaataaaaataccatcaagaaaattatttcaaatgtataCAATGCTTGTATTATGCTTTCCATCCTCACAGACCTATAGAAATGTGAAGTCATTCTCACCACACTCTTATGCAGTAGTGTCagcttccttccccttctttaCTAAGGGAACAACCGTGGCCATACACACAACTGCTCCAGGCTTGGAAAGAGGAGCTCCTTACTTCAGTCCTGCACATAAGATTACCAGACTGCTCCTCACTGAACACTTAAACAAATTAACTCCAGCTCAGCTCAAACCTCAGGAGCATCAGCCGAGGCATGTACCTCCtcctgctggctggctggccatgccaaatgaaagcaaacaatcCTAATCTGGGAATAAATCGCATTTCCCTTCACTCTTCAGTCAGCCCCTATTGCTCAGGGGCAAACAGCTTGACCAGCTGTTTGAGAACCCAGgacaagaagagaagaaaggataTTCCCCTCAAAGACAAGGGTGTCAGCATGGCCATGACTCCTGCTCCAGTCTAATGAAGTGTCATTTTTCTCACACTTCTGGAACCTCTGACATGGATGGCAAAAAGAAATGACCTTCAAATGGGTACATGTTTTGGCTTCTCTCCCTCATTAAATTTCACATTCCTATTTTTCCTACTACATGCAGGAAGCCCCCATATTCTACTAGAATTGAGCTGAGAGAATCACATACTACATATGAAAGAGAGAACGGTCCATGGTGAAGGACAGATAatgcaataaaatggaaatgcattCTTAAGTCTAAATTACCTACTCCTTATGCTGGGGAATGAGACTAcaatgctgcagtgctgggacTCCAATGCCCAAATGATACAGCTCTATCAAATGAGCCACTTTTAAACCCAAGTAAGTGGATTCAGGAGAAATCTGTGACTGACAACCACTGACTGCTGCTTAGGAGGCCACACTAAACCACAAAGAAtcattttccaatttttcatcTTAAAGTAAGAAAgtctggagaaaaaacaagtgcAAAGTCATGCAGTTTTTTCATTGTCATCAGACTATATAAAATGCTGTCATCCTTACTGATGCACTAGAGTATGGCgttgaaaaataatattctttttctgccaaaattGTTACAGAAGTCAGTGGCATAGATGCTCACAAAAACTGAACCGTGCTCATgatttgctactttttttcacttccattGCTACACATTCTAAGTGCACTTGGCACATAGAGTGATTTCAAACGAAGCTGCTCTATAGTGCCAATGATTCTCCTTAATGAGATATAGTTATCAGTTGATTTATGAATTTCTCCTGCCTGTTCTCATTTACTTAGCTCTAAATTAAGGATAAGATAATTTGCATTCTAGAAGTAGAACAGTGTTTATAAGAGACCAGAGTAATGAAAATCCCTCTTAAATCAAGTTTTAGATGTGTACACAGTGAGGTTAGAGGTAGTTCTAGCAATGTGCATAGCCTTATCCATTAAACTCTACAGCAAAGACTCAAGAGAAAGCATCATATTTCCAGTTTTATCTAGTTTTCCATATTAGTATAGCATTCCCTTATCTCAGGAATTTAATGTAGGAATAGACAAAAGGAACTTTCTGCCTCAGCTTTCTGATACCCTGATGACCTCCTCCTGGGAGAGCCTATGCTCATTGTTAATTTAGATACCATATGCCTCATTGGTCATCAATTCAATTGCTGCTCTCTGTTTTATAGCCCTCACAGGGATTTTGATCATACTATCTATAAAACTAATCACTTCTTCTGTTTACTGTTGCTCTACCAGTTAGACAAGCCCCAGCTGATCAGTATTTTCTTATACATACTTACAAATAGCACAATCTAGTCAGCTTTGTTCTTCCCTTTGGTATATGCTGCTCCACTATCATTTACACACTATTTGCAGTGCTCAAAGTAAAGCATCAaaaactggaaagcagcagaggagggatgTAGTAAAGAGGAAACAGAGCTACACAGACTCTGAACTAACACTACTGGTCAGATGTCTGGAATTGGGAGGGAATAGCCCGGAGACCAGGACTTTCTTGTTACGTTAGAGCAGAAATTTATCTCTGCTGACTTTCCTCCAGTCCCTTCATTGACCAGGATCAGAACTCCTATTTGTGTCTGTTATAGGGTGGATATGTTTGATCTCCTTTTCCTGTGCAAGCCAGCATTTTGGGAGAGGTCAGAAGCAAAAGGCTAACCATCTATGTGGAGAGGCTGAAAAGGTAACCTCCAAGTAGGCACCACATTAGTGCTGAGACTGGCTGGAGAAGCTAAGAATGAGTGTGGACTCACACATGCTGATGCTGGAGTCACTGGTAACAAGAATACTAAAATGAATGGGGCAGTTCACTCTGCTCTGAGTGATTGACTGAAGCTGTTTTTATCtctgtggggtgtttttttttggctaaaatAACCATTTCACTCAGAAGTCTCCTACATAGGCATATACAGCCTCCTCTGACACTCAACCCATATTCAACATATTCAACCTAGATAAGGGATGGAAACTTTATGTCTCCACATCCCTGTTCTCTCTTGCCACTAGCCaataatgcaattattttttatagttcacctttcttctttttgtaaaCTTGCCAAGTTTACCAGTGACAGGGTACGTAAGGAATGAGATTAGCACCCAGGTGTGTAGGGCATATTCAGGATATTTTTCTGAGTAACAGGAGTGCAGCTGTGGAGCTGGGGGAAAATATGGGAATTGGATCAACAAGCAAAATCTTGGGACAGCCCTGAGTAAGAAGGTCAAACTGTGCACTGAGTGTATTGGGAAGAGCTTTAGTCAATATGAGCACATTGTCTTTAAAGCATTTATCTTCACAACTCCTCTATAAAGAATTAGTATGTTATTATTCCATTCTTACCAAAGGAAATACAGGGAGACCACATACTTGTCCTATGTCACATATTAACCCTactgaggagcagggagttggactgAACAGCCCAACTGAAGAGCAGAGGCATGCAACTTGTTACGATGTTCCACCTCTTTCTCCTTACAAAATCCAAACTCTTTTCTAaatccctcccacccctctgATTTCATGTCAGTCTCTTCTGACACTTGTACACTCTCTCAGCAACCTCGAATTATGAGCAGATATTGATCTTTCTGTGGGAAAGACAGCCGAGGAGTAAAGCCCAGATAACCTTGGGCAGGCAGAGAGACAGCAATGAGGCAGCAGTGAGGCTGTgtgaaggcaggcaggagacaAACATGCAGCCTATGCAAGTGGAGCAATAAGCCAACATGTGCACAACCCATATATTTCTACTCTTCCTGGTGGACAGTGATTACAGCCTATGATAAGTAAAAAACCAGAGCCTGACACCTTTGCTTTACAAAGACAAATCTATTAGGTGGGCTTGTACTGAACAGCCAAATGTGCCTCTATAACTCCAACACTGAAGATACTGAGCAGAAATAACTAGATACTTGCTAACTTTTTCAGCCCATCCTGCCTCTGCTTTAGCAAACTCTTCAGTACAGGATTCTGTCCAAAGCTCTATTTTCACTTGCCAATCATCAAAACAGCTACTCTCAGTGCTGACAACCTCCCCTGCAGAAAGACCTGCAGGCTTTGCTACTGACACAACTTTGGGAATTCAGTAACGCTACCATCTACATTTCCTTGATCTCACACATAGGAGCAGTCAGAAGAGCTAATTTTCCTCCACCTCAGGTAGACCCTCTCTCTATGCCAGTTCTCTCCTCACCTCAGTCAGTGTTCTACGAACCTTTTCCAGTGAAACCTTCTACCACCGTGTATGATCAAACACAGCAAATGTAGATCTATGGTATGCGGCTATCTCCAGTGCCTACTGCTGGTTGCAGAACAGCTGAGCTATGGTAGCATTGAACGTAATAtaaatttcaggttttgattttaaaaaagtgaatagC contains:
- the SP5 gene encoding transcription factor Sp5; translated protein: MAAVAVLRNDSLQAFLQDRTPSASPDLAKHSPLALLAATCSRIGQPGAAPSDFLQVSYDPTLGSPSRIFHPWSGEMPAHSPGGLPPPHPSLGLTPQKNHLQPSFGGSHELPLTPPADPSYPYEFSPVKMLPSSMAALPSSCPPAYVPYAAQAALPPGYSNLLPPAQPCRQLSPNPPPEDIPWWSIQQAGAPGGCGHRFPAAAALPRSLVLGHSDFAQYQTQIAALLQTKSPLAATARRCRRCRCPNCQSAAGSAPEAEPGKKKQHICHIPGCGKVYGKTSHLKAHLRWHTGERPFVCNWLFCGKSFTRSDELQRHLRTHTGEKRFVCPECGKRFMRSDHLAKHVKTHQNKKLKAAADGVKREDGRDL